One window of the Chryseobacterium sp. CY350 genome contains the following:
- a CDS encoding DEAD/DEAH box helicase → MLFTDLNIIKPILDALQKEGYEKPTPIQEQSIPSILEHRDLLGTAQTGTGKTAAFAIPILQNLTERKGPKNNHIKALILTPTRELAIQIEESFNSYGKNLPLRKLVIFGGVKQGSQETALRRGVDILVATPGRLLDFIAQGIISLKNLEIFVLDEADRMLDMGFVHDVKRIIKLLPQKRQTLFFSATMPTEIQKLADSILNTPIKVSVTPISSTAETIKQAVYFVDKENKLELLTHILQNNISDSVLVFSRTKHGADKIARKLQANNISAEAIHGNKSQNARQNALNNFKAGRTRILVATDIAARGIDIDELKYVVNFELSDVAETYVHRIGRTGRAGAEGSSISFVDGLDLLNLKDTEKLIGMKIPVEKNHPFHTDNLVVEKRDSNNKPFTPRPKPAGQQKSDHSKKPKNKSNFSRKK, encoded by the coding sequence TTGTTATTTACAGACTTAAACATTATCAAGCCCATTTTAGATGCGCTTCAAAAGGAAGGTTATGAAAAACCAACTCCTATTCAGGAACAATCAATTCCTTCAATTTTAGAACACAGAGATCTTTTGGGTACTGCGCAGACAGGAACAGGGAAAACAGCAGCTTTTGCGATCCCAATCCTTCAGAATCTTACAGAAAGAAAAGGCCCCAAGAACAATCATATAAAAGCTCTTATTCTTACTCCGACAAGAGAATTGGCCATTCAGATCGAAGAAAGTTTCAATTCTTACGGTAAAAATTTACCTTTAAGAAAATTGGTGATTTTCGGAGGAGTGAAACAGGGAAGTCAGGAAACGGCTTTGCGAAGAGGTGTTGACATTTTGGTGGCAACTCCGGGAAGATTATTAGATTTTATCGCTCAGGGAATTATCAGTTTAAAAAATCTTGAAATTTTTGTATTAGACGAAGCCGACAGAATGTTGGATATGGGTTTTGTACATGATGTAAAAAGAATTATTAAACTTTTACCTCAAAAAAGACAGACTCTTTTCTTCTCTGCAACGATGCCTACAGAAATTCAGAAATTGGCAGATTCAATTTTGAATACACCGATCAAGGTTTCTGTTACTCCTATTTCTTCGACTGCAGAAACGATTAAACAGGCTGTATATTTTGTTGATAAAGAAAATAAGTTAGAACTTTTGACTCATATTCTTCAAAATAATATCTCAGATTCAGTTTTAGTTTTCTCAAGAACAAAACACGGTGCAGATAAAATTGCAAGAAAATTACAAGCCAATAACATCTCTGCAGAAGCAATTCACGGGAACAAATCTCAAAATGCGAGACAGAATGCTTTAAATAATTTTAAAGCAGGAAGAACACGTATTTTGGTTGCTACAGACATCGCGGCGAGAGGTATTGATATTGACGAACTGAAATACGTTGTTAATTTCGAACTTTCTGACGTTGCAGAAACCTATGTTCACAGAATCGGGAGAACAGGACGTGCAGGAGCAGAAGGATCTTCAATTTCATTCGTTGACGGATTAGATTTATTAAATTTAAAAGACACCGAAAAATTGATCGGAATGAAAATTCCGGTTGAGAAAAATCATCCTTTCCATACTGATAATTTGGTGGTAGAAAAAAGAGATTCCAATAACAAACCTTTTACTCCAAGACCAAAACCTGCAGGTCAGCAAAAATCTGATCATAGCAAGAAACCAAAAAATAAAAGTAATTTTTCTAGAAAGAAATAA
- a CDS encoding DUF4269 domain-containing protein, producing MIDFTKIDYLKYGNERQKRAFDVLTSYKVFEKLSNFSPILAGTIPIEIDIEGSNLDIICEVDLRFEEDFLDDIAFSKMIPSNADVKVEYPIINGEKCIVINFMLEEFPIEIFAQNKPTTHQNAYLHMIAEHKILKEKGEDFKQKIIELKKKGIKTEPAFGMLLNLENPYEDLLKF from the coding sequence ATGATTGACTTTACTAAAATTGATTATCTGAAATATGGAAATGAAAGACAGAAAAGAGCTTTTGACGTTCTTACAAGTTATAAAGTATTTGAAAAGCTTTCTAATTTTTCGCCGATTTTAGCAGGAACGATTCCGATAGAAATTGATATTGAGGGAAGTAATTTAGATATTATTTGTGAAGTTGATCTCAGATTTGAAGAAGATTTTTTAGATGATATTGCATTTAGTAAAATGATTCCTTCTAATGCAGATGTAAAAGTTGAATATCCGATTATTAATGGCGAAAAATGTATTGTGATAAATTTTATGTTGGAAGAGTTTCCAATTGAAATTTTTGCACAAAACAAACCAACAACTCACCAAAATGCCTATCTGCACATGATTGCTGAACACAAAATATTAAAGGAGAAAGGAGAAGATTTTAAACAAAAAATAATAGAACTGAAGAAAAAAGGAATCAAAACAGAACCAGCTTTCGGAATGTTGCTGAATTTAGAGAATCCTTACGAAGATCTATTAAAATTTTAA
- a CDS encoding DUF6438 domain-containing protein has translation MKYLLSLFAAVLLLSCSTQKSQSKYSTIEYEAGACFGFCPIYKMTIQADRTAVLEAEHFNFSKGTSKDEFSKPREGTFTTTIKEADYNKLVALLDGLDVKNLQDKYGSKNISDLPTSYLRIKFADGTSKNTEDYGKRGSEKLIKVYQFFEDLKTNQQWKKVK, from the coding sequence ATGAAATATTTATTAAGTCTATTCGCTGCAGTACTTTTACTCTCATGCAGCACCCAAAAAAGTCAGTCAAAATATTCAACAATAGAATATGAGGCAGGAGCTTGTTTTGGATTTTGCCCGATCTATAAAATGACAATACAGGCAGACAGAACCGCTGTTTTGGAAGCTGAACATTTTAATTTTTCTAAAGGTACCTCAAAAGACGAGTTTTCAAAACCGAGAGAAGGAACTTTTACCACAACCATTAAAGAAGCAGATTACAATAAACTTGTTGCTTTATTAGACGGACTTGACGTAAAAAATCTTCAGGATAAATACGGAAGCAAAAATATAAGTGATCTTCCAACTTCTTATTTAAGAATAAAATTTGCAGACGGAACTTCAAAAAACACAGAAGATTATGGTAAAAGAGGTTCTGAAAAATTGATAAAAGTATATCAGTTTTTTGAGGATTTGAAGACGAATCAGCAGTGGAAAAAAGTGAAATAA
- a CDS encoding GSCFA domain-containing protein, whose product MKFRTEVNIAESDKKIDIEDKIFSIGSCFASEMSELFQQGQLRTFNNPFGTLFNPFSINNSIKRLHDSEFYHEEELIIFNDEYISLDHHSSFDTRFIYQTLDKINRKIVDGNQFLQDSNWVIITYGTSFIYEFEPKKKLVANCHKIPQKFFEKRLLTHQELTDSIYDTILNLKDICKDDLHILFTVSPVRHTKDGMIENQLSKSKLITAIHEVISEIENCHYLPVYEILMDDLRDYRFYKEDMIHPNSQAVNYIFEKFGNAYFSDETKDFIKENFKINKALEHRSDDEKDPKYIEFRDKLNQRIEIQQKKTKHKIF is encoded by the coding sequence ATGAAATTCAGGACAGAAGTTAATATCGCAGAATCTGACAAGAAAATTGATATTGAAGATAAAATATTTTCAATAGGTTCGTGTTTCGCTTCTGAAATGTCTGAATTATTTCAGCAAGGTCAGTTGCGGACCTTTAATAATCCTTTTGGGACTTTATTTAATCCTTTTTCAATTAATAATTCCATTAAAAGACTCCATGATTCTGAGTTTTATCACGAGGAAGAACTGATTATTTTTAATGATGAATATATTTCTTTAGATCATCATTCAAGCTTTGATACAAGGTTTATTTATCAGACTTTAGACAAAATCAATAGGAAAATTGTTGATGGAAATCAGTTTCTTCAAGATTCAAATTGGGTGATTATCACGTATGGAACTTCATTTATTTATGAATTTGAACCCAAGAAAAAGCTTGTTGCCAACTGCCATAAAATTCCGCAGAAGTTTTTTGAAAAAAGATTGCTGACGCATCAGGAGCTTACAGATTCTATCTACGATACAATTTTAAATCTGAAAGATATTTGCAAAGATGATCTTCATATTTTGTTTACCGTTTCGCCGGTTCGTCATACAAAAGACGGAATGATTGAAAATCAGCTGAGCAAATCAAAACTGATTACGGCCATTCATGAAGTGATTTCAGAGATAGAAAACTGTCATTATCTTCCTGTTTACGAGATCTTGATGGATGATTTGCGTGATTACCGTTTTTACAAAGAAGATATGATTCATCCTAATTCTCAGGCAGTTAATTATATTTTTGAGAAATTTGGAAATGCTTATTTTTCAGATGAAACTAAAGATTTTATTAAAGAAAATTTTAAAATTAACAAAGCTTTAGAACATCGTTCTGATGATGAAAAAGATCCAAAATATATTGAGTTTAGAGACAAACTAAATCAAAGAATTGAAATTCAGCAAAAGAAAACCAAACACAAAATATTCTGA
- a CDS encoding porin family protein, with protein sequence MTKNFFLTLSVTISGFMSAQTADQGSESQFKFGAKAGYSLSSMKIFDNKIDSKSYFYAGFVGEMPVSSKVGIQAEVLYTQLGGTEHLPLVQLIGNEVTELGDVAFDYQFSQIQIPVSVKYYFIPKLSAAVGMNFGFNFSEKLKTDGIVNGTDSQDLQDFKTLNLFPFLGAEYKLTDRFFVDARYNFNFFDMHKNGFTTKIGFLQAGVGYRFN encoded by the coding sequence ATGACAAAGAATTTTTTTTTGACCCTATCGGTCACAATTTCGGGATTTATGAGTGCGCAAACTGCTGATCAAGGTTCAGAATCTCAATTTAAATTTGGCGCAAAAGCCGGATATAGCCTATCTTCTATGAAAATTTTTGACAACAAGATCGATTCAAAATCTTACTTCTATGCAGGATTTGTAGGCGAAATGCCTGTTTCTTCGAAAGTGGGTATCCAGGCAGAAGTATTATATACACAATTGGGCGGTACAGAACATCTTCCATTGGTACAGTTGATTGGCAACGAAGTTACAGAGTTAGGCGATGTGGCTTTTGATTATCAGTTTTCTCAAATTCAGATTCCGGTTTCGGTAAAGTACTATTTTATCCCAAAATTGTCTGCAGCAGTAGGGATGAATTTTGGTTTTAATTTTTCTGAAAAACTTAAAACTGACGGTATTGTGAACGGCACAGATTCACAAGATCTTCAAGATTTTAAAACTTTAAACCTATTCCCTTTTTTGGGAGCAGAATATAAATTGACTGACCGATTTTTTGTCGATGCGAGATACAATTTTAATTTTTTCGACATGCACAAAAATGGTTTCACCACAAAAATAGGTTTCCTGCAGGCCGGCGTAGGCTACAGATTTAACTAA
- a CDS encoding TatD family hydrolase, with product MIDTHTHLYSEEFDEDRKETIQRALDKGITEFYLPAIDSEFHEKMLQLESDYPNQIFSMMGLHPCYVKPESWEKELKIVKNYLNERHFPAIGEIGIDLYWDKTTLDIQVKAFEQQIDWAIEKDLPIVIHTRESFDETFEVLERKKHPKLRGIFHCFSGNLEHAKHAIDLNFILGIGGVVTFKNGKIDQFLNEIPLDKIVLETDSPYLAPVPFRGKRNESSYLDLVAGKLVNIYNKDFADIDMITTENAKRMFVN from the coding sequence ATGATTGATACGCATACCCATTTATATTCGGAAGAGTTTGATGAAGACAGAAAAGAAACGATTCAAAGAGCTTTAGATAAAGGAATTACAGAGTTTTATCTACCGGCAATCGATTCAGAATTTCACGAAAAAATGCTTCAGCTGGAAAGTGATTATCCAAACCAGATTTTTTCAATGATGGGACTTCACCCATGTTATGTAAAACCGGAATCTTGGGAAAAAGAACTGAAAATAGTAAAAAATTATCTGAATGAACGTCATTTCCCTGCAATCGGAGAAATCGGGATCGATCTGTATTGGGATAAAACGACTTTAGATATTCAGGTAAAAGCTTTTGAACAGCAAATTGACTGGGCGATTGAAAAAGATTTGCCGATTGTAATTCATACCAGAGAAAGTTTTGATGAAACGTTTGAAGTTTTAGAAAGAAAAAAACATCCGAAATTGCGAGGAATTTTCCATTGCTTCTCTGGAAATTTGGAGCACGCAAAACATGCCATCGATTTAAATTTTATTTTAGGAATCGGTGGAGTAGTCACTTTCAAAAATGGAAAAATTGATCAGTTTTTAAATGAAATTCCATTAGATAAAATTGTTTTAGAAACAGATTCTCCTTACCTCGCACCAGTTCCGTTCAGAGGAAAAAGAAATGAAAGTTCTTATCTTGATTTGGTCGCTGGAAAATTGGTGAATATTTACAATAAAGATTTTGCTGATATTGACATGATTACGACTGAGAATGCAAAACGAATGTTTGTAAACTAA
- the obgE gene encoding GTPase ObgE, translating to MSNFVDYVKIHCKSGHGGAGSAHLRREKYIPKGGPDGGDGGRGGHVIMKGNSQEWTLLPLRYTRHVKAERGQNGAKNQLTGAYGEDVYIEVPIGTIAKNEEGEIVGEIMEHGQEIILMEGGKGGKGNEHFKSSTHQTPRYAQPGMDGQEGFIVFELKILADVGLVGFPNAGKSTLLSSVSAARPKIADYAFTTLTPNLGIVDYRNYKSFVMADIPGIIEGAAEGKGLGHRFLRHIERNSILLFLIPSDSESHFQEFKILENELKEYNPELLDKDFIISISKSDLLDEELKKEISTEFPENRKPLFFSGITGEGLMELKDAIWKRLHG from the coding sequence ATGTCAAATTTTGTAGATTACGTAAAGATTCATTGTAAAAGCGGTCATGGTGGCGCAGGTTCTGCCCATCTTCGCCGTGAAAAATATATCCCCAAGGGTGGCCCCGACGGTGGTGACGGTGGTCGCGGCGGTCACGTGATCATGAAAGGAAATTCTCAGGAGTGGACTTTACTTCCACTTCGCTACACGCGCCATGTAAAGGCAGAACGTGGGCAAAACGGAGCGAAAAACCAGCTTACCGGAGCGTACGGAGAAGATGTTTACATTGAAGTTCCGATCGGGACGATTGCTAAAAATGAAGAGGGCGAAATTGTAGGCGAAATAATGGAACACGGTCAGGAAATCATCCTGATGGAAGGTGGAAAAGGTGGAAAAGGTAACGAACATTTCAAATCTTCAACCCATCAGACTCCAAGATACGCACAACCCGGTATGGACGGACAGGAAGGTTTTATTGTTTTTGAACTGAAAATCTTAGCTGACGTTGGTTTGGTAGGTTTCCCGAACGCAGGAAAATCAACGTTATTATCTTCGGTTTCTGCAGCAAGACCAAAAATTGCTGATTATGCATTTACAACCCTGACACCAAATTTAGGAATTGTAGATTACAGAAATTATAAATCTTTTGTAATGGCAGATATCCCCGGTATTATCGAGGGTGCTGCTGAAGGAAAAGGCTTGGGACACAGATTCTTAAGACATATTGAGAGAAACTCGATCTTGCTTTTTTTAATTCCTTCAGACTCTGAAAGTCATTTTCAGGAATTTAAGATCTTAGAAAACGAGCTTAAAGAATACAATCCTGAATTACTGGATAAAGATTTTATTATCTCCATTTCAAAATCTGACCTTTTGGATGAAGAGCTGAAAAAAGAAATTTCAACGGAATTTCCGGAAAACCGAAAGCCTCTTTTCTTTTCAGGAATTACAGGCGAAGGATTGATGGAGCTGAAAGATGCGATCTGGAAAAGACTTCACGGATAA